A genomic region of Dactylococcopsis salina PCC 8305 contains the following coding sequences:
- a CDS encoding ShlB/FhaC/HecB family hemolysin secretion/activation protein has product MSPTLAQNSNPNQDRFLQQSDPPQPLPRENSPSPASSPSRPKDTPNNTYNIETINVIGSSIFSEETFEAILNPLREETVSLSEISDAVRAITQLYLEQGYLTSRAVLVEDSLTTGNVEIRVLEGELARIEITGTERLNPEYIRSRLGLANEPILNTNQLEDQLRLLRINPLLDTIEASLRPGENIQESILVVRVQEANPWLGKVSLDNYSPPSVGSEEATVTIGNRNLTGNGDTLQASYSRTIQGGAEDLDFNYNLPINGKNGTIQLRTAFGSNEVIEDEFEDLGIEGDFDLVEISYRQPLTRTPREEFALSVGFTYQNGQTFVSGTPTPFSFGPNEDGVSRTSVIKLGQDYVKRSESGAWGLRSLFTIGTNLFDATENDGDTPDGQFLSWLGQAQRVQILSENNILIIQADIQLSSDPLLPSQQFVIGGGQSIRGYRQNILTADQGIRLSIEDQITLSSNDAGEATFKIAPFVEAGAVINKDDNPNSISQEQTVIASLGLGLLWNPISNLNLRLDYGIPLVDLENTGDNIQDDGLHFSLTYSP; this is encoded by the coding sequence ATGAGTCCCACACTCGCACAAAATAGTAATCCGAACCAAGACCGTTTCTTACAACAGAGTGATCCGCCACAACCCCTTCCGCGAGAAAACTCTCCCTCTCCAGCTAGTTCTCCTTCTCGTCCTAAAGATACCCCGAACAATACTTATAACATTGAAACCATTAATGTTATTGGTAGCAGTATCTTTTCTGAAGAAACATTCGAGGCAATTCTTAATCCTTTAAGAGAAGAAACTGTGAGCTTGAGTGAAATTTCTGATGCGGTGAGAGCGATTACACAACTATATTTAGAGCAAGGTTATTTAACTTCTCGCGCGGTGTTAGTCGAAGATTCGTTAACGACAGGTAATGTGGAAATTCGGGTTTTAGAAGGAGAATTAGCAAGGATTGAAATTACAGGAACAGAACGCTTAAATCCAGAGTATATTCGATCGCGCCTTGGGTTAGCAAACGAACCAATTCTCAACACCAATCAACTCGAAGATCAACTGCGTCTGCTTCGGATTAATCCCCTCCTAGACACCATAGAAGCGAGTTTAAGACCAGGAGAAAACATCCAAGAAAGCATTTTAGTGGTGAGAGTACAAGAAGCGAACCCCTGGTTAGGAAAAGTCTCTTTGGATAACTATTCTCCTCCTAGTGTTGGATCAGAAGAAGCCACCGTTACCATTGGTAATCGTAACCTAACGGGTAATGGCGATACCCTTCAAGCCAGTTATTCTCGCACCATTCAAGGTGGCGCAGAAGACCTAGATTTCAACTATAATCTCCCCATTAATGGGAAAAATGGAACGATTCAACTGCGAACCGCATTCGGAAGTAATGAAGTCATCGAAGACGAATTTGAAGACTTAGGTATCGAAGGGGATTTCGATTTAGTTGAAATCAGTTATCGTCAACCCCTGACGCGCACTCCCAGAGAAGAATTTGCTCTTTCCGTTGGTTTTACCTATCAAAACGGACAAACCTTTGTTTCGGGAACACCAACCCCCTTTAGTTTTGGCCCCAATGAAGATGGCGTGAGTCGTACCAGTGTCATAAAACTGGGACAAGATTACGTGAAACGTAGTGAGAGCGGGGCTTGGGGGCTTCGATCGCTCTTTACCATCGGCACCAACCTTTTTGATGCGACAGAAAACGACGGAGACACCCCAGACGGTCAATTTCTCAGTTGGTTAGGACAAGCGCAACGAGTGCAAATTCTAAGCGAAAATAACATCTTAATCATCCAAGCCGACATACAATTAAGCTCAGACCCACTTTTACCCTCACAACAATTTGTCATCGGTGGCGGACAATCAATTAGAGGTTATCGTCAAAACATCTTAACCGCAGATCAAGGGATTCGACTCTCCATAGAAGATCAAATCACTCTCAGTAGCAATGACGCGGGAGAAGCAACCTTTAAAATTGCTCCCTTCGTAGAAGCGGGCGCTGTCATCAACAAAGACGATAACCCGAACTCAATTTCTCAAGAACAAACTGTAATTGCAAGTTTAGGACTGGGATTGTTATGGAATCCCATCTCTAACCTTAACCTCCGTCTCGACTATGGCATCCCCCTAGTTGACTTAGAAAACACAGGAGACAACATCCAAGATGACGGACTTCATTTTAGTTTGACTTACAGCCCGTAG
- a CDS encoding DUF3747 domain-containing protein — MKLKSLSTLITIITGTTLSLIVNCEIAQGQTFGEQKIERGSVVPVAVPFGANRHNLLLIEQQSNERDCWEERGSNPVIIEPLLLDFDFTGICGRATDSNGYSIRLGNRDLGWNYALRIVQQNNDLLLVGKPVDGSQSEIVIGRSNGLRNGYKKIILEPGWEISKRTYNGQLLGHYYLSTDNSPLRNTTASRPTSSSSTSNASSSGSSQETVSQEQTQLHDFVDLLCENFNDLPGCRN; from the coding sequence ATGAAACTAAAATCATTATCAACCCTCATCACAATCATCACAGGAACAACCCTTTCCCTAATCGTAAACTGTGAAATCGCTCAAGGACAAACCTTCGGGGAACAAAAAATAGAAAGAGGAAGCGTCGTTCCAGTCGCAGTTCCCTTTGGTGCTAACAGACATAACTTATTACTAATTGAACAACAATCTAACGAGAGAGACTGTTGGGAAGAAAGAGGAAGTAATCCTGTCATTATTGAACCGCTTTTATTAGACTTTGATTTTACGGGAATTTGTGGACGCGCAACCGATAGTAATGGTTATTCAATCCGTTTAGGAAACCGTGATTTAGGTTGGAATTATGCCTTAAGAATAGTCCAACAAAATAACGACTTATTATTGGTAGGAAAACCCGTTGATGGGAGTCAATCAGAAATTGTTATTGGTCGTAGTAATGGCTTAAGGAATGGCTATAAAAAAATTATTCTCGAACCAGGATGGGAAATTAGTAAACGAACTTATAACGGACAATTATTAGGTCATTACTATTTATCCACTGACAATTCTCCCTTGAGAAATACCACCGCATCTCGTCCCACATCTTCTTCCTCAACCAGTAACGCTTCTTCCTCAGGATCATCTCAAGAAACGGTTTCCCAAGAACAAACCCAACTCCATGATTTTGTTGATCTACTCTGTGAAAACTTTAATGATTTACCTGGCTGTCGTAACTAA
- a CDS encoding FHA domain-containing protein — protein sequence MSVSLRSNQEEENQELFTFEEGIINIGRNQDNDLILNDLQVSGNHAQLVIEENRCFIIDLNSSNGTYVNGEPIASREHWELHEDDTIQIGEKCFQFRFLNSSQETILMGQTTFSPPETRQTIITPQDRSQGEMIVSAESVNLQGRSELKIGRDPQNDQVIAHPSVSRFHGRIQKEDESFYIYDLNSTNGTYVNGRAIHKKRVLKPGDLISIGPWRSEFNIDETLIVRNEEGKLRIDAVNLNKVVGKGVNLLNDISFSIEPNEFVVIAGVSGGGKSTLMDALNGSRPATSGVVLVNGNDLYRNYNAYRSQIGYVPQKDIVHVDLTAVEALDFAAQLRMPADTTGKERQDRLQQVLGELGLSHRANVPFKELSGGQQKRVSIGVELITRPSLFFLDEATSGLDPGTEGEMMKLLKDLANEGRTIILITHATENVTLCNQVVFLAKGGNLAYYGSPNDAIEYFEVDRFNEIYRKVENTEDPKVWKTEYEDSDWYQTYVVERQSSLPTINREPVTETSRQPKSPRTQHISSWRQFLILTERNLAIIKRDRASLILMLAIAPVLGVLDFFTWQAKIFDTSNGDPGQGITMLFTAALIAVMVGSLSTMREIVKEQEIYRRERMIVLKLLPYLFSKVAVSLILALYQALVFLLFKVLAVDLPLSFSVLSGFYLTLLLATLSGMMLGLLVSAIAPNPNIAPLLTIIVLVPQITFGGGVLPVNTLGTPGLILNHLSLTKWSFESLVTITGLGTDVGNDPCWELPKTERNNLSETQIQNCDCFGKSIFRACEFPGIAGKYDPAVDEPEPQKPTEPDAPPTAPKKPESPSFQAQQQYEEDLDDYQAAIEDYQTQVNQYQERIDTWQDQYSRWKENYESAIGEAEGLIDRFYTDYGNAFAVNVVRHWSILTGLMVIMFGALYGIQKRKDII from the coding sequence ATGAGCGTCAGTCTAAGATCAAATCAGGAAGAAGAAAATCAAGAGTTATTTACTTTTGAGGAAGGAATTATCAACATTGGACGTAATCAAGATAACGATTTAATCCTTAATGATCTCCAAGTATCGGGAAATCATGCTCAATTGGTTATCGAGGAAAATCGGTGTTTTATAATTGACCTGAATAGTAGTAATGGAACTTATGTGAATGGTGAACCCATCGCCTCTAGAGAACATTGGGAACTCCATGAGGACGATACGATTCAAATTGGAGAAAAATGCTTTCAGTTTCGGTTTCTTAACTCTTCTCAAGAAACAATTTTGATGGGACAAACAACGTTTTCTCCCCCAGAAACGAGACAAACAATTATCACTCCCCAAGATCGCTCACAGGGAGAGATGATTGTATCAGCAGAATCGGTTAATCTTCAAGGTCGTTCGGAACTTAAAATTGGACGTGATCCGCAAAATGATCAGGTGATTGCTCATCCTTCGGTGTCTCGTTTTCATGGAAGAATTCAAAAGGAAGATGAATCTTTTTATATTTATGATCTGAATTCAACCAATGGGACTTATGTTAATGGTCGCGCCATTCATAAAAAACGAGTCCTCAAACCAGGGGATTTAATCAGTATCGGACCTTGGCGATCGGAGTTTAATATTGATGAAACCCTAATTGTTAGGAATGAAGAAGGAAAATTACGGATTGATGCGGTTAATTTAAATAAAGTTGTGGGGAAAGGAGTCAATCTTTTAAATGATATTTCTTTCTCCATTGAACCTAATGAATTTGTTGTCATTGCGGGAGTGAGTGGCGGCGGAAAATCAACTTTAATGGATGCGTTAAATGGTTCTCGTCCCGCAACCAGTGGCGTGGTTTTGGTGAATGGGAATGATCTTTATCGGAATTATAATGCTTATCGCTCTCAAATTGGTTATGTTCCTCAAAAAGATATTGTTCACGTTGATTTAACGGCGGTGGAAGCGCTAGATTTTGCGGCTCAATTAAGAATGCCTGCGGATACAACGGGAAAAGAAAGGCAAGATCGTCTTCAGCAGGTGCTAGGAGAGTTAGGACTGTCTCATCGTGCGAATGTTCCGTTTAAAGAGCTTAGTGGTGGACAACAAAAACGAGTTTCCATTGGGGTGGAATTAATCACGCGACCGAGTTTATTTTTCTTGGATGAAGCAACATCAGGATTAGATCCAGGTACGGAAGGGGAGATGATGAAACTGTTAAAAGATTTGGCGAATGAGGGACGGACAATTATTTTAATTACTCATGCGACGGAAAATGTCACTCTTTGTAATCAAGTGGTGTTTCTGGCTAAAGGGGGGAATCTGGCTTATTATGGTTCTCCTAATGATGCGATCGAGTATTTTGAGGTCGATCGATTCAATGAGATTTATCGCAAGGTAGAAAATACAGAGGACCCGAAGGTATGGAAAACTGAATATGAGGACTCTGATTGGTATCAAACCTATGTGGTAGAAAGACAAAGCTCGCTTCCGACGATTAATCGTGAACCCGTTACAGAAACCTCTCGTCAGCCAAAATCACCTCGCACTCAGCATATTTCCTCTTGGCGACAATTTTTGATTCTTACGGAACGGAATTTAGCGATTATTAAGCGCGATCGAGCGAGTTTAATCCTAATGCTGGCGATCGCTCCCGTTTTAGGGGTTTTAGACTTTTTTACCTGGCAAGCTAAAATTTTTGACACCAGCAATGGTGATCCGGGACAAGGGATTACAATGCTATTTACGGCGGCGTTAATTGCGGTGATGGTGGGAAGTTTATCCACAATGCGAGAAATTGTGAAGGAACAAGAAATTTATCGTCGGGAACGGATGATTGTTTTGAAATTACTTCCCTATCTCTTCTCTAAGGTGGCAGTAAGTTTAATTTTGGCATTGTATCAAGCTCTAGTGTTTTTATTGTTTAAGGTGTTAGCGGTAGATTTACCGTTATCTTTCTCAGTGTTGAGTGGGTTTTATCTGACGCTGTTACTGGCGACGTTATCAGGGATGATGTTAGGGTTGCTGGTGAGCGCGATCGCACCGAATCCAAATATTGCGCCTTTGCTGACGATTATTGTCCTTGTTCCTCAAATTACCTTTGGTGGTGGGGTTTTACCTGTGAACACATTGGGAACACCAGGACTGATTTTGAATCATCTCTCTTTAACCAAGTGGTCTTTTGAATCTCTGGTGACAATTACAGGTTTGGGAACTGATGTGGGAAATGATCCCTGTTGGGAATTGCCAAAAACGGAACGAAACAATCTCAGTGAGACACAAATCCAGAATTGTGATTGTTTTGGGAAAAGTATTTTTAGAGCTTGCGAGTTCCCTGGCATTGCTGGAAAATATGACCCCGCCGTCGATGAACCCGAACCGCAAAAACCCACTGAACCTGATGCTCCTCCCACCGCTCCCAAAAAACCAGAGTCTCCCTCTTTTCAGGCTCAACAACAGTATGAAGAAGATTTAGATGACTATCAAGCGGCGATCGAGGACTATCAAACGCAGGTCAATCAATATCAAGAACGAATTGACACTTGGCAAGATCAGTATAGCCGTTGGAAGGAAAACTATGAAAGCGCGATCGGGGAAGCCGAAGGATTGATCGATCGGTTTTATACAGACTATGGGAATGCCTTTGCGGTGAATGTTGTCCGTCACTGGAGCATTTTAACAGGATTGATGGTCATTATGTTTGGTGCTTTATACGGTATCCAAAAACGAAAAGATATTATTTAA
- a CDS encoding alpha/beta hydrolase: MKSLSQAIISLLVTVGILGGGSAIASETIIFKYKMFRESISVGELRTFADTGELSSSLEFYLEKSQQEPERLQQALITPIPADSVFLYKFFNSFPGELALDQMSSIVQHPSGTANRQSLRAAFVSSALPDDNLRLIEVMENYPTAEVLVQGDRVIEFYENLNQIMENFDRK; encoded by the coding sequence ATGAAATCGCTATCACAAGCAATCATTAGTCTGTTAGTAACAGTGGGTATTCTTGGCGGTGGGAGCGCGATCGCGTCGGAAACCATTATCTTTAAGTATAAAATGTTCCGAGAATCCATTTCAGTTGGCGAGTTAAGAACTTTTGCGGATACAGGAGAATTGTCTTCGTCTCTAGAGTTTTACTTAGAAAAATCTCAACAAGAACCAGAACGATTACAACAAGCACTGATCACTCCCATTCCTGCGGATTCAGTGTTTTTGTATAAATTCTTTAACAGTTTTCCTGGCGAATTAGCTTTAGATCAAATGAGTTCGATCGTCCAACACCCTTCAGGAACAGCAAATCGACAGTCTTTAAGGGCGGCTTTTGTTAGTTCTGCGCTTCCTGATGATAATCTCCGTTTAATTGAAGTGATGGAAAACTATCCCACAGCAGAAGTTTTAGTGCAGGGCGATCGCGTGATCGAGTTTTACGAAAACTTAAATCAGATCATGGAGAATTTCGATCGTAAGTGA
- the hemB gene encoding porphobilinogen synthase codes for MTSSLTPDLKTHQSRSLPRRPRRLRRNPALRKMVQEAHLSVEDLIYPLFVTEGENTRVEVPSMPGSYRYTLDLLLAEVKEASKLGICSIALFPALPEDKKDATATESYNPNGLVQRTIRAIKETVPEMIVITDVALDPFSDQGHDGIVSETGEILNDETVEVLVKMAVSQAAAGADIVAPSDMMDGRIGAIREGLDHAGYTNTGILAYSAKYASAYYGPFRDALDSAPKFGDKKTYQMDAANAREALTEIELDIQEGADMVMVKPALAYLDVIHLVRQNTNLPVAAYNVSGEYAMIKAAAEKGWIDEEKIVMETLTSMKRAGADLILSYFAKQVAQLLAE; via the coding sequence ATGACCTCCTCATTAACACCAGACCTAAAAACCCATCAATCCCGATCGCTTCCCCGTCGTCCGCGTCGTTTACGCCGTAATCCTGCTTTACGGAAAATGGTACAGGAAGCGCATTTATCGGTAGAAGATTTAATCTATCCCCTGTTTGTGACGGAAGGAGAAAATACACGGGTAGAAGTGCCTTCCATGCCTGGCAGTTATCGCTATACTTTAGACTTGTTATTGGCAGAAGTAAAAGAAGCCTCGAAACTGGGAATCTGCTCGATCGCGCTGTTTCCCGCCTTACCAGAGGACAAAAAAGATGCCACCGCTACCGAAAGCTATAACCCTAATGGTTTAGTCCAGCGTACCATCCGCGCCATTAAAGAAACTGTCCCCGAAATGATTGTCATCACTGATGTTGCCCTTGATCCGTTTTCTGATCAAGGACATGATGGTATTGTCAGCGAAACTGGGGAAATCCTCAACGATGAAACCGTCGAAGTTTTAGTGAAAATGGCAGTTTCTCAAGCCGCTGCTGGTGCCGATATTGTCGCTCCTTCTGATATGATGGACGGACGCATTGGGGCGATTCGAGAAGGCTTAGACCATGCGGGTTATACGAATACTGGCATCCTTGCTTATTCTGCTAAATATGCTTCTGCTTATTATGGTCCGTTTCGGGATGCGTTAGATTCTGCACCAAAATTTGGTGACAAGAAAACCTATCAAATGGATGCCGCCAACGCCAGAGAGGCTTTAACCGAGATTGAATTAGACATTCAAGAAGGCGCAGACATGGTTATGGTGAAACCCGCTTTAGCCTATCTAGATGTGATTCATTTAGTGCGTCAAAATACGAATCTTCCCGTTGCGGCTTATAACGTCAGTGGGGAATATGCCATGATTAAAGCGGCGGCGGAAAAAGGTTGGATTGATGAGGAAAAAATTGTCATGGAAACTCTCACCAGTATGAAACGCGCTGGTGCTGATTTGATTCTCAGTTATTTTGCGAAACAAGTGGCGCAATTATTAGCGGAGTAA
- a CDS encoding ABC transporter ATP-binding protein → MDSVTPSLNVKLEDQEATRVVQTWELKKVYRTGFWLNQKVESLKGCTLTVYEGETFGLLGPNGAGKTTLLKILLGIVRASSGRAVLLGKPIGDRAVKQRLGYLPENPYLYNYLTAWEFLQFIAGLFQISPSVQKQRIPQLIDLVGIDRKTAKKKQLRQYSKGMLQRIGMAQALINDPELVFLDEPMSGLDPIGRYQIRQIILSLKEQGKTIFFNSHVLGDVEQICDRVAILAQGEIISSGSLDELLGSENTYQVVGRGGNPETLKQWINHLDFAENRWFGQLDCQQNPQELLTALEEMNGEILELKLARVSLEEFFLQQLRKKGIETSK, encoded by the coding sequence ATGGATTCTGTTACCCCTTCTCTAAATGTAAAGCTGGAAGACCAAGAAGCCACCCGTGTGGTACAAACTTGGGAACTTAAAAAAGTCTATCGCACTGGCTTTTGGTTAAATCAGAAAGTAGAATCCCTCAAAGGTTGTACTTTGACGGTTTATGAGGGAGAAACCTTCGGTTTACTTGGACCCAATGGCGCGGGAAAAACGACTTTATTAAAAATTTTACTGGGAATTGTTCGCGCTAGTTCGGGACGCGCGGTATTATTAGGGAAACCGATCGGCGATCGAGCGGTTAAACAGAGATTAGGGTATCTCCCCGAAAATCCCTATCTTTATAATTATCTCACCGCTTGGGAGTTTTTACAATTTATTGCTGGCTTATTTCAGATTTCTCCTTCTGTACAAAAGCAACGAATACCACAACTCATTGATCTGGTGGGAATCGATCGAAAAACCGCAAAAAAGAAACAACTGCGTCAATATTCTAAGGGAATGTTACAACGAATTGGGATGGCGCAAGCCTTAATTAACGATCCAGAATTAGTCTTTTTAGACGAACCGATGTCGGGATTAGACCCCATTGGACGATATCAAATTCGCCAAATTATTTTATCACTAAAAGAGCAAGGAAAGACTATCTTTTTTAACTCTCATGTCTTGGGAGATGTGGAACAAATCTGCGATCGAGTTGCTATCTTAGCACAAGGAGAAATTATTTCTTCTGGTTCACTGGATGAGTTATTAGGGAGTGAAAACACTTATCAAGTTGTAGGAAGAGGAGGAAATCCCGAAACTTTAAAACAATGGATTAATCATCTCGATTTTGCTGAAAATCGTTGGTTTGGTCAACTGGATTGCCAACAGAATCCTCAAGAATTATTAACCGCTTTAGAAGAGATGAACGGGGAAATTTTAGAATTAAAACTCGCCAGAGTTTCTCTAGAAGAGTTTTTCCTCCAACAGCTACGAAAAAAGGGAATAGAAACCAGTAAATAA